The window TATAATTAAAAAAAGTTTTCGAAATTTACTTATCATCAATTAAAATTAATAACATGAAAAATCTGAAAAAAATCAAAAGAGGAGAATTAAAAACCATCAAAGGGGGAAGACCACCTCTGGGATGTAATAGCTGGAACCCAGTTGCTATGTGCTGCAGATCATGGGGACCAGACTACTGTGGCCAGACTACATGTCCGGATTCCCCTCCACCTTTATGCTAATTAACTTTTAATCGTTATTTTTTGAACCATAGCAGCTCATTTCTGAGTTCTAAATCGGATTCAAAATTATTGACAAATAAAGCTCCAGTGCCCAAACCTTGAGGCATTGGATTTTTTTTGGTAAATGTATACTGAGCAATGGCATTTAAACCAATATTGCTTTCCAGCGCAGACGTAATCCACCAACCTATATTCTGATTCTCAGCCAGTGAAATCCATTCATCCGAACCGGAAAAGCCTCCTACCAAAGCAGGTTTCAGGATAATATACTGAGGTTGCACTGTTTCTAAAAGCTGTTTCTTTTTTTCAGGATCAATAATTCCGATCAGTTCTTCATCCAAAGCAATCGGAGTGGGTGTTTGGGCACATAATTCTGCCATATCATTCCAATTTCCGGCTTTAATGGGCTGTTCAATAGAATGAATATTAAGATCTGCTAATTGCTGCAAAACAGTAACCGCTTCATCTTTACTAAACCCTCCATTCGCATCTACACGAAGCTCCAGCTGATCTTTGGAAAATTTTTCTCTTAATTTTTGAAGAATGATATGTTCAGATTTCCAATCGACCCCGATTTTTAATTTGATGCAGTGAAATCCTTTTTCCAGCTTCTCCTGAATCTGTTCTTCCATGTATCCTGCATCACCCATCCATATCAGACCGTTGATGGTAATGGCAGATTTCCCTTCGGTAAAGTCACTTGGAAAATAAAGACCGTCACCGTATTTCAGATTCTGAACAGCCTGCTCATATCCAAACCAGATGGACGGAAATTCTTTCAGTTCTTCCTGCAAAACAGCTTTGTCCTGATTGATATTTTCGCAAAGCCATTTTAACTTATTTTCATAATCAGGCCGGTCATCAAAACTCAGTCCTCTGAAAATGGCACATTCCCCTACTCCTTTTTTTCCGTTTTCGGAAATAGTAAGGATGAAGGTCTCCTTATCAAGCAAAACGCCGCGAGATGTTCCACTCGGGCGTTTGAATTGTAATAAATATTGTAAATAATTTGCTTCCATTATTTTACGCTGTCGATACGCATAAATTCTTCTGCTTTTTCTACCATATCAATACTTCCACAGAAGAAAGGAATTCTCTGATGAAGTTCTGTAGGTTCTATTTCCAAAATCCTTCTGAAACCGTCTGTTGCTTTTCCTCCTGCCTGCTCAGCAAGGAATGCCATCGGGTTACACTCATACAAAAGCCTTAATTTACCATTTGGAGCCTGTGAATAAGAAGGATAGATGTAAATTCCTCCTTTCAGCATGTTCCTGTGGAAATCCGCTACCAAAGATCCGATATATCTTGAGGTATAAGGACGGTCGCCTTCTTCCATCTGGCAGTATTTCAGGTAATTTTTAACTCCCTGAGGAAATTTGATATAGTTTCCTTCGTTGATAGAATAGATTTTACCTGTTTTGGGGAAAGTCATATTCGGGTGGGAAAGATAATATGTTCCTAATGAAGGATCCAGTGTAAATCCGTTTACTCCGTTTCCGGTAGTATAAACAATCATCGTAGAGGAACCGTAAATTACATATCCCGCTGCTATCTGATTGATTCCTTTCTGTAAAAAGTCTTCCAGCTGTACCGGAGTTCCCGGTTCTGTAACTCTTCTGTAGATGGAGAAAATAGTTCCTACAGAAACATTGACATCAATATTGGAAGAACCATCCAGAGGATCAATCAGTACTACATATTTGCTCAAATGTCCGTTTTCACCACATTTAATATCAATAAAATCATCATTTTCCTCAGAAGCAATACCACAAACAACCTCTCTCTGAGACAAAGCCGTAATAAAAATTTCGTTAGCAATTACATCCAGTTTCTGCTGCTCTTCCCCCTGAATATTCTGGTTTCCGGCAGCTCCTGTTATATCTACAATTCCGGCTTTGTTTACTTCTCTGTTTACCACTTTCGAAGCCAATCTTATTGCACTTAGAAGACGAGAGAATTCACCTGTAGAATACTGAAAATCGTCCTGTTTATCTATAAGAAATTCTCCTAAAGTCTGTAATGGTTGATTTGACATATTTTTCTTTTTACGTTTTGCCCAAATTTCGGAAAATTTATCGCATTGAGAAAATTTAATTAAAAAAGAGATTACATACTGACATTCAATACAATACAAACACAGAATAAAATAACAAGAATGTATTATCGAAAATTACATCCCCGAATTTGACGGATCAGACTCATGAAAAATCCGGATTATTTCATTATTTGTTGATTTTAAGGAAATCTTAATTCCATCTCGGTGCCAGGCTATTTCATATCTCGTTGTAAATTTATAATTTTGACGTCCGTAAAAAACTCATGTAATTTTTTATCTAACAATTTTATTTTTAACAATTTAATGAAAATTTTCAAGTTTGGTGGAGCATCAGTAAAAGATGCCGACAGTGTGAAAAACGTGTCTATGGTTCTAAAAAGCCAGGGATTTGCCAAATGCTTGCTGGTGATTTCAGCAATGGGCAAGACGACCAATGAGTTGGAAAAAGTTGTAGAACTTTATTTCAAAAAGGATAACTATCAAACTGAGATTGAGAAGATAAAACGAAAACACATTGAGATTGCGGAAGGACTTTTCCCTGAAAATCATGCGGTTTTCGCTGAAATCAATCTCTTTTTTGATGATATTGATTCTTTTTTAAGAAGAAATAAGTCTCCCAACTACAACTTTGTATATGATCAGGTGGTAAGCTGCGGAGAAATGATTTCTACAAAAATCGTGAGCGAGTATCTGAATGAAATTCAATTTACGAATCAATGGCTGGATGCCAGAGATTATGTTAAAACAGACAACTCATACAGAGAAGGTATGGTAGATTGGGCAAGAACGGAAGAGTTTATCTCCCGCCTTAATCCTGAGATCTGCTATGTAACCCAGGGATTCATAGGTTCTGACGACAATAATTTTACGGTGACGTTAGGAAGAGAGGGTTCTGACTACTCTGCCGCTATTTTTGCTTACTGCTTAGACGCTGAAGCCATGACGATCTGGAAAGATGTACCCGGCGTAATGACCGGAGATCCGAGAAAGTTCAGTGATGTAACACTTCTTTCCAATATCTCCTATGAAGAGGCAATTGAAATGGCATATTACGGAGCAAGCGTTATTCACCCGAAAACCTTACAGCCGTTACAGCAAAAAAATATTCCTTTTTATGTAAAATCTTTCGTAGATCCTACCAAAGAAGGAACAAAAGTAGGTGCTTCTGACAAAAACCAACAGGAGGAATCTTATATTTTAAAAGAAAATCAGGAGCTTCTGAAAATTTCAACAAGAGACTTCTCTTTCATTGCAGAAGACCATATGAGCTTAATTTTCGGATATTTATCCAAATATAAGATCAAAGTTTCCCTGATGCAGAACTCCGCAATCTCCCTGGCACTGTGCCTTGAAGATAAGTTTAATCATATTGATGAGCTCAACGAAGAGCTTCAAAAAATTTTTAAAACCGAAGCGATTAAAAATGTATCTTTATTCACAGTAAGAAATGCGAAGATGGATCATATTGATAAATTTTACCATGAAAAAAATGTATTGTTGGAACAAATTTCCAAGAATACGCTTCAAATGGTAACACAATAATATTAATTGCGACTAAACACACATGAGTTTAATTTCGAAAAACGATCTGATCAAAGCTTCCGGCTTAAATAAAATTGGGTTTCTTAAGAACCCGGTAGCATCTGCTGTGATGAGCATTGCTAAAATAAATGAAGTAAATAAATTATACGACAAGCTAAAAGACAAGGAAGGCAAAGACTTTTTCGACTCATTTGTGAGAGAAAGAAACCTAAGCTATGTAGCTTTTGAAGAGGATCTGGCAAAGATTCCGAAAACGGGACCGTTTATTCTGGTTTCCAATCACCCGCTGGGTGCTATTGATGGTATTCTGATGTGCAAGATCTTATCAGAGGTTCGTCCGGATTTTAAGGTGATGGGGAATTTCCTTTTGGAAAAAATCAAGCCTATGGAACCGTACGTAATCGCTGTAAATCCTTTTGAAAACAGAAAAGAAGCTTACAGCAGCTCTTCAGGAATGCGCGAAACGCTCAAGCATTTGCAAAACGGAGGCTGTGTAGGTATTTTTCCGGCAGGAGAAGTTTCTAACAAAAACAACCCTTACGGAGAAATTTTAGATAAGGAATGGGAAAAAACGGCACTTAAGCTGATCAGAATGGCTAAAGTGCCGGTAGTTCCTATGTATTTCCATGCCAAGAACAGCCGACTTTTTTATCAGGTGGCTAAGCTTCATCCAAATTTGCAGACGCTGATGCTTCCTGCTGAAATGATGAATGACAGGGAAAAACCTATCAGAATCAGAATCGGGCGTCCTATCACCGTAAAGGCCATGGATGACATGGAAACTATTGAGGAATTGGGAGAATTTCTGAAACGTAAGGTATACATGATGAAATCTTACTATGAAAAGAGGAAATCCCTTGCTCAAAGCATCAATCTTCAGAATTTATCTGTAAAATTTCCTTTGCTGAAGGAAGAAAATATTGTTCAGAATATCATTGACGAGACCCCTATAGAAGACATTATAAAGGATGTTGATAAACTGAGAGGGACGGATAAAATGCTGTTCAGCAACGGAAATTATGAGATATACTTTACAACTTACGAGGAAATCCCTTCTATTATGAGGGAAATCGGACGTCAGAGAGAGCTTACTTTCCGGGCGGTAGGTGAAGGAAGTAATCTTCCTTTTGACCTTGATGAGTATGATAAGCATTACCATCACCTGTTCCTATGGGACAATGCTGAGAAAAAACTGGCTGGTGCCTACAGAATGGCGCTGGGCAGAGAGGTCATGAAGAAATACGGCATCAAAGGATTCTATACCAGCTCTTTATTTGAATTTGAGCAGGACATTCATCCTTTCTTTAAAAAAGTGATCGAAATGGGCCGTGCCTATATCTGCCAGGAATATCAGCAGAAGCCACTTCCACTCTTCCTTTTATGGAGAGGAATTGTGCATGTATGCCTGAGAAACCCTGATCATAAATTCCTGATGGGAGGGGTGAGTATTTCGAATAAATTTTCAGAATTCTCAAAATCGCTGATGATTGAGTTTATGCGTTCCAATTATTTTGATTCCGCCGTAGCGCAATATATCACTCCGAGAAATGAATACAAAGTTAAGCTTCGTGACAGGGATAAAAACATTTTCTTTGAGGAAATGGAGTCTGATCTTAACAAACTGGATAAGATTATTGATGACCTAGAACCTGAATTAAGACTTCCTGTTCTGATCAAAAAATACATCAAACAAAACGCAAAAGTAATTGCGTTCAACGTAGATCCCAACTTCAATGATGCGATAGACGGATTGATGTATATCCGAATCAGCGATCTTCCAGAAAACACGATCAAACCGGTATTGGAAGAGATGAGCGAACAGATCAGAAAGGAGCAGGAAAATAATCCGGCTGATAATCAGTAGGTTTTTAGGTTTATTCAAAAAAAGTACGATGAATACTTGCTTTGTATACTAAAACTCACTACTTTTGCATCACTTTAAAACAACGAAGTAAGTCAAACAAAAATATAATGGTTTCTTAGCTCAGTTGGTAGAGCAATGGATTGAAAATCCATGTGTCCCTGGTTCGATTCCTGGAGAAACCACTTGAAAACCTCTAATTTATTTTAGAGGTTTTTTTGTTGTTTATCTGTTTCTGTTTTCCCTCCTTAACCTTTTCCGGATCTGTTAAAAGCTGATATAAAAACAGAATACTTTTTCAATATAGTAATCAAGAAAGTAAAAAAATTAATCAAAACTATGGGAATTAATTTTTTATTTGACAACTATGACTTAATTTAGCAGGACAAACCAATTACAAATCCTATTATGAAAATTAAATTATTGACTGATACTTTTCTGGGTATCGCTGCTCTGCTTATTTTTCAATCGTGTGTGGAAAATACGATGGCAGCTGAGGACAGTATTGCATTACAAAAAAATACCGCAGCATTAAGGGAAGCCTCAACTTTTAGTGTTCCGGTTGCCGGAAATTCTTTTCTAACGGTAAAACCTTCGGGAGCCAATGAAGTCATCACCTCCACTCATTTGGGTAACTGGACAAACTCCAATACTGTGGTCAGCACTTATTTCAGGGTAGGCAATTCCGGATCATTGAGTATTGGATTAAAAGCTTCTGTCCCTTCGGGTACAAGTGTTGTAAAAGTAACGGTAAACGGCACTTCTAAAAATATTACTTTAACGGGATCAGGTTATAAAGATTATACAGTTGGGGATTTTACGATTTCCTCTCCGGGCTATGTAAAGGTTGACCTTCAGGGGGTATCAAAAACAGGTGGGTATTTCGCTGATGTTACGGATGTGACCTTCAGTGGAGCTGCCGCTACAGGAACCAATGTTTTCAGCAATGATCCTTCTTACTATTACTGGGCACGCAGAGGACCTTCCTGCCATCTTAATTACGTACTACCAACAACCAGCAATGTAAGCTATTATTATAACGAAGTAACAGTTCCTGTGGGAGAGGATAAAATAGGCTCTTACTTTATGGCTAATGGCTTTAGTGCAGGCTATTTTGGAATGCAGGTGAACTCTGCCACGGAAAGAAGGATTTTGTTCTCCGTATGGAGCCCGTTTGAAACCGATGACCCCAATAATATTCCCCCTGACCATAAGATTGTTCTGAACAGAGCCGGCACAGGAGTTACCATCGGAGAATTTGGCAACGAGGGCTCTGGCGGACAAAGTTATTATAAATACAACTGGAGCGCAGGACAGACTTATAAATTCTTATTAAAAGGGGAACCGGACGGTACCGGAAAAACAGATTTTACAGCCTGGTTTTTATCTCCGGATGCTACAACATGGAAACTGATAGCCAGCTGGAAAAGACCTCAAACCAGCACTTACCTTAAAAGCTTCTACAGCTTCGTTGAAAATTTCAATCCCGAAAATGGATATCAGGGCAGAAAAGCAGAGTTCAAAAATCAATGGATAAAGACTTCCGATGGCAGCTGGCTGCCAGTTTCAGGGGCAAAATTTAGTGTAGATAATACGTACAATGCAAAACAAAGAATAGATGCAATGGGAGGAACAAGTGGCAGCGCTTTTTTCCTTCAGAATGGCGGATTCTTTAATACAACTGTTGCTCCCGGCTCACCGTTTTCAGTAACTGCACCTACGCAGGCTCCGGACATAAATTTTTCTACTCTTCCCTAGAATCATGACTTACAAATTATCAGCCGGTTACTGTAATTAGTACCGGCTTTTTATTTATTTTCCGTGGCATACCTATTTTTTGATTGAATAGATTCTTTTTAACATTGAAAATAGTCTTAGTAGAAGCTTTTCAAAAAAGTATCTCAGAAAAAAATGAAAAAAAATTAAACAGACCAAACTATTGACGAACAAAGTGTTGAAGCTAAAAACCGGCCGTATCAATTGATTTATTAAGAAAATAAAATAAAAAAACTTGCACGGTATTAGAAAATGTTATACTTTTGCATCACTTTAAAACAACGAAGTAATAAACAAAAACATAAATGGTTTCTTAGCTCAGTTGGTAGAGCAATGGATTGAAAATCCATGTGTCCCTGGTTCGATTCCTGGAGAAACCACTTTTTAAACAAAGAGAATTTTGTAAAACACTTGAAATCAAGCAATTACAAATTCTCTTTTTTCGTTTTGTATCCGAGATTGTATCCATACTTTCAAAAAACACTTTTTTTAATCTGTTTTAATCTAGTTGAATCTACCTGAATGCAAAAACCGTTTTACAGTAACACAAATATACTAAGATTTGAAATAATGTCCGTTACTCTCAAAATAATCATACATGATGTTTCTTGCGGTGGCTTCCCAATCAATGCACACATAGCTAGGGAGATTGAACGGTATATCGTCTTCATATAGATATTCCACGAACTCAATATCGTTTGTAAACTCACCATAATAGAAATTGTTCACGTACTCGTAGGCACTTTGAAAATCAATTCCCATAAAGTTATCCAAAACCGCCTCAAATACTTCTGAATTGTATTCTGATTCATCTATTTGCTCCGCAATGTCGTAGATATCTTTTGATATATGACACTCACTAATCAATCCCAATTTCTCAAACAGTTCGCAACCCTCATAATCGGAAAGTAAAAATTCAGGGTCGGATTCATCGGAATGAAGTTCATACATTACCTGTTGTAATTCTTCAAAATCAGAATAATCTCCGAGGTTTAGCCATTTGCCATATAGGCTCCCGTTGTTGTACTTTGCGTAAGTAGATACGTAGATACTTGCCGTATCAAGACAATTTTGTAACTTTGTCATGTCAGTAATTTTAGAATAGTTAAAATTTATTGATATAGCCTTGTCGCATTGCAGTGCTTCAAGGCTTTTTTATGTATATATTGAGATATATTTTAGTAGTAAGTTGCTCATAAAAGCAGTATAAATATACGACAAAAAGCCCATAAACACAAGTATTTACACAACTTTTTAACCAAAATATCAACGTCTGTTAAAAACTTTTTAACCACTCCGAGTGAAACAAAACAAAAAACACCCGTCAAAAACCTAAAATCGTTAGTAGGGGCGGTTGGAAAAAAACGTATCGACCTATATCCACTCTTTGTATAGTAGGGATTGTCGGGATGCCTATATGAAAATTTTGATATTTGACATAGGGGGTACATTTTTAAAACAAAAATTTAATACGGTGGGGTAAATAGGTCGGTATACATACTGTTGCCTAACAGTAACCCCATAATTGAGAAAGATAAATATACTTTATGACACTCATCTATTGTACCAATGTGGAGGGAAGCAATTATATCATTTTGGTGTAAATAGTCATACAATATATTGACAAAATTGCACCTATTTTAAACCATTGATTTTTAATCCCCGACAAAGCCATAGAGATTACTTACCACACCTAAAACCTAGATAAAAATCTTTAATGCTAAAAAAATTTTCACAGGTTTTTGAAGTGAAGTCGAAAGATTCGGAAAATTTCATAATTTTGTAGCTAGAATTTTATCGAAAAAATATAAGCGTTAGCTTTTTATTCTGTTAAAAGAAAATCTACCAAACTTTCAATTAACAACACAGAGTAAAACAGTTGATGCCTCCACACCTATGGCGTGGCAGGCGGATTCTTGTTTGTGTTGTTAGGCTTTGGTAGAGCCTTCTTTTAGCAAATTAAGAGTTTTAGTCTCCACGCTGTTTGCATTTATTAACCTTCACTTTAGGGACTGAGTGATACAACAGCACTCATTTATGAAAAAGATTCTGCTCTCCGCACTGCTATTCACAGCATTACTGTCATGTGAAAAATCCAAACCCACTAGAGAACCCGACCCTTACATTGATTCTATTCAGGCACGTATGAAAGCCAATGAAAAGATTCAGTTTGAAGAGATTGACAGAAAACTTGAAGCACACGCCAAAGCTCAAAAACGATACGTATTTGTTCGGTTACTCGTTGAGGAAGACTACGGAATGGATACAAGACGAGCCAACTTTGTCTCAGGAATCCAAGATATAACCCAAGACTTGAGCGAGGATGAAAGAGCACAGATGGAAGACCTGATAATCTCAAACTATCTTAGTTCACCCGATGCACAAATCCGTAATGGCAGGGTCACAAAGAAAGAAATGTTTGTATTTGGCAGTTA of the Chryseobacterium aureum genome contains:
- a CDS encoding lysophospholipid acyltransferase family protein, which gives rise to MSLISKNDLIKASGLNKIGFLKNPVASAVMSIAKINEVNKLYDKLKDKEGKDFFDSFVRERNLSYVAFEEDLAKIPKTGPFILVSNHPLGAIDGILMCKILSEVRPDFKVMGNFLLEKIKPMEPYVIAVNPFENRKEAYSSSSGMRETLKHLQNGGCVGIFPAGEVSNKNNPYGEILDKEWEKTALKLIRMAKVPVVPMYFHAKNSRLFYQVAKLHPNLQTLMLPAEMMNDREKPIRIRIGRPITVKAMDDMETIEELGEFLKRKVYMMKSYYEKRKSLAQSINLQNLSVKFPLLKEENIVQNIIDETPIEDIIKDVDKLRGTDKMLFSNGNYEIYFTTYEEIPSIMREIGRQRELTFRAVGEGSNLPFDLDEYDKHYHHLFLWDNAEKKLAGAYRMALGREVMKKYGIKGFYTSSLFEFEQDIHPFFKKVIEMGRAYICQEYQQKPLPLFLLWRGIVHVCLRNPDHKFLMGGVSISNKFSEFSKSLMIEFMRSNYFDSAVAQYITPRNEYKVKLRDRDKNIFFEEMESDLNKLDKIIDDLEPELRLPVLIKKYIKQNAKVIAFNVDPNFNDAIDGLMYIRISDLPENTIKPVLEEMSEQIRKEQENNPADNQ
- the fbp gene encoding class 1 fructose-bisphosphatase — translated: MSNQPLQTLGEFLIDKQDDFQYSTGEFSRLLSAIRLASKVVNREVNKAGIVDITGAAGNQNIQGEEQQKLDVIANEIFITALSQREVVCGIASEENDDFIDIKCGENGHLSKYVVLIDPLDGSSNIDVNVSVGTIFSIYRRVTEPGTPVQLEDFLQKGINQIAAGYVIYGSSTMIVYTTGNGVNGFTLDPSLGTYYLSHPNMTFPKTGKIYSINEGNYIKFPQGVKNYLKYCQMEEGDRPYTSRYIGSLVADFHRNMLKGGIYIYPSYSQAPNGKLRLLYECNPMAFLAEQAGGKATDGFRRILEIEPTELHQRIPFFCGSIDMVEKAEEFMRIDSVK
- a CDS encoding antirestriction protein ArdA, whose translation is MTKLQNCLDTASIYVSTYAKYNNGSLYGKWLNLGDYSDFEELQQVMYELHSDESDPEFLLSDYEGCELFEKLGLISECHISKDIYDIAEQIDESEYNSEVFEAVLDNFMGIDFQSAYEYVNNFYYGEFTNDIEFVEYLYEDDIPFNLPSYVCIDWEATARNIMYDYFESNGHYFKS
- the menC gene encoding o-succinylbenzoate synthase, translated to MEANYLQYLLQFKRPSGTSRGVLLDKETFILTISENGKKGVGECAIFRGLSFDDRPDYENKLKWLCENINQDKAVLQEELKEFPSIWFGYEQAVQNLKYGDGLYFPSDFTEGKSAITINGLIWMGDAGYMEEQIQEKLEKGFHCIKLKIGVDWKSEHIILQKLREKFSKDQLELRVDANGGFSKDEAVTVLQQLADLNIHSIEQPIKAGNWNDMAELCAQTPTPIALDEELIGIIDPEKKKQLLETVQPQYIILKPALVGGFSGSDEWISLAENQNIGWWITSALESNIGLNAIAQYTFTKKNPMPQGLGTGALFVNNFESDLELRNELLWFKK
- a CDS encoding aspartate kinase, yielding MKIFKFGGASVKDADSVKNVSMVLKSQGFAKCLLVISAMGKTTNELEKVVELYFKKDNYQTEIEKIKRKHIEIAEGLFPENHAVFAEINLFFDDIDSFLRRNKSPNYNFVYDQVVSCGEMISTKIVSEYLNEIQFTNQWLDARDYVKTDNSYREGMVDWARTEEFISRLNPEICYVTQGFIGSDDNNFTVTLGREGSDYSAAIFAYCLDAEAMTIWKDVPGVMTGDPRKFSDVTLLSNISYEEAIEMAYYGASVIHPKTLQPLQQKNIPFYVKSFVDPTKEGTKVGASDKNQQEESYILKENQELLKISTRDFSFIAEDHMSLIFGYLSKYKIKVSLMQNSAISLALCLEDKFNHIDELNEELQKIFKTEAIKNVSLFTVRNAKMDHIDKFYHEKNVLLEQISKNTLQMVTQ
- a CDS encoding DUF3472 domain-containing protein → MKIKLLTDTFLGIAALLIFQSCVENTMAAEDSIALQKNTAALREASTFSVPVAGNSFLTVKPSGANEVITSTHLGNWTNSNTVVSTYFRVGNSGSLSIGLKASVPSGTSVVKVTVNGTSKNITLTGSGYKDYTVGDFTISSPGYVKVDLQGVSKTGGYFADVTDVTFSGAAATGTNVFSNDPSYYYWARRGPSCHLNYVLPTTSNVSYYYNEVTVPVGEDKIGSYFMANGFSAGYFGMQVNSATERRILFSVWSPFETDDPNNIPPDHKIVLNRAGTGVTIGEFGNEGSGGQSYYKYNWSAGQTYKFLLKGEPDGTGKTDFTAWFLSPDATTWKLIASWKRPQTSTYLKSFYSFVENFNPENGYQGRKAEFKNQWIKTSDGSWLPVSGAKFSVDNTYNAKQRIDAMGGTSGSAFFLQNGGFFNTTVAPGSPFSVTAPTQAPDINFSTLP
- a CDS encoding bacteriocin-like protein, with translation MKNLKKIKRGELKTIKGGRPPLGCNSWNPVAMCCRSWGPDYCGQTTCPDSPPPLC